Part of the Uloborus diversus isolate 005 chromosome 9, Udiv.v.3.1, whole genome shotgun sequence genome is shown below.
TTTCattctagaattcttaaattccctcaagtttatttcaaatatcttagttgtaaccagtaacattgtaaaatcagtttcaagtcattcccttttgtctgttgattatcgttcctagtcgttttagctgcagtaaaaatcattcaagttaagtagattaattttttacttttctctcgatttgtcaaaatgaaaatcccttaatgttgcggatcaagttgaattgctgaagaatgaagatgtatgaaggcgcaaaaatgcaatttctgttattttttaattaactttcaattaatccgatgctcgtataaattagaaattaggtttcatacacgaaaattagctttaattttaatgttttaggagatttttaggataaaacaagatcgtttctatgtatcaaaaatttctatatatcgaattttttttccagcaatttgctacttcgatatatggaggtccgactattTCTTTTGCGAATTTCGAAGCAGCTGCTGATTTaattcttaaagccatgatacagttgaggtgACATTTTGACACTACATGACACTTCTATTGATAATATGGTTTTGCCAAGAAATTACCATATGGTTtcctttcattttgtattttttataagctgaaaaaaaaatctattatttcacAAATTGCTTTCTGGATCGAAGTGACTCTTCTTGGTAagtctacactttttttttttttttgaaatgttaataattattgattatatcaaagaagaattaatggacgaatcgcgatattacatTCCCTTAAGTTCGAAACCAATGAGTTAAATGCATTCTGCTGTTCTGGCCTCTGAGTCcaatattacttctttagcaaacagaaatgtttttattcaaatgagctttgtgttctttttaaaaaactaaaaaaaaatctttatgctATAGAGAAGTcaactaaaaataatgaaatagtgaaattaatgGATCCCTTTTAGAGGGGTATGCCCCCCCCTCCTAAAATCCGCCTCCTACTGGTTGCTTCTTTggtcattgactaatgttggaaataaatttctgcgcatgcgtcatcaatcgcaatgaaaacaatttttatactttaaaaggcgacattttgtgaggtttaatgaTTTGTTGTGATTGAATTTTCCAGATTTATCAATGAATAGTCGTCTcaaaaatcaccccccccccccctcttttcacCTATAGAAAACCTGTCCCGTGTTTACTGTTCctaattctggcaaccctgattgcaTGTTTACCTTAGCCCTGGATAACTTACTGCTGAATATGATTGTTCCATACATGTTTTTCTACAACAATGTAATTGTCTTTAAAAGTTGTGCTGTAATTAAAGTCActgaaataaagtactttttgaatacatatctgtgcattaaaaacttttcaaaaacaaattaaaaagtatggcaaaaatcaaattatcttaGGATCCTGATTTTGcttcattagtttttttaaacgaaaaagtggacacTTTTAACtactttaatttggttttaaaaaagtggttcattatctacataatttaaaattaatatgaagtATTGATGTTCAATATTTTCCACGGATCACTCTTTTTGGAAGACCCTGCATTatgattaattttgtttatttaagggtGTATTCAGGGGGCCTGTCATTGCTCCCCTCCAGCTTTTGGAAATaacgtattttgaattttttctcaataaaatgcaATGGTACGTATCATCCCTCCTGGAGGAACCTTTCCTTTTTAAATTCTCACTATGGGTTTAGTTCAGGGGTCATATCTAATAAGTGGGTTTTTAGTCTTTTCAACCCactcagaaatttttctaatactattccaaaacttgctttattacattttttctatttttttgcagaaaaattaaactacaataaACTCTCTATTATCCGCGAGTCATTTACCAAACAGGAACGTGTTTTTGCAGAAAGAAGCAGAAACAACGActattttttgtctaaaaattgtaaataaactcatttattgtactgtccgaccatcacgaaAAAAGCCACTGCCGAAATGTCTGCACCGGTCTACTGCCCAAGTAACGAGGCGCGTCTCATTTTCCCAAGAGAAGCTTAATGTAGGGAAAACCTGTATGACTGCATAGAGGCGAGAAGACGAGAGGCGAAATGGCCCCAGAAAGCCTTTCTGCTAACCCTTACAGAAAATGAACTAAGTCTGATTCTGTAtcagtagacgggctcagacttgaaGGTGGGAGCTTTTCTTGTGAAAGACagacacttgttctttatttatgcaagttccgttgtgcaaaaatactaaacttttttactttactgtataaattttcagtttgaagaaagtattgacGCATCAATGCAACTATATTTTTGTgggaggacaatttttaccttattgtccctcattttagccttcttGGGGTTTATCCTCGATTTTTATTATCAGCAGTACTTGTGACAACCGACCCACTGATAATCAGAAGTTTACTGTATTATATTTAAACGctgtattatttttgaagaattgtaCCACATCAGTGCTTTAActgaagtatttatttttattgtagttattgtgaacatcatttgtttcaaaacaatacagAGTTCCCTATAGATGTTAAATACCTATCacatacaaaatttttgaatttgaaagtaccagacttttgtaaaacattttaaaggtgtcaaaaaatattgatttaataggTGCGTATATTTGAATGTGCATGCATGAGTACACGCATCGATTCTTTTGGTTTTGCTGGGGTatagtaccaattttttttttttttttaatttaataaatatcattttttacatttgctcatgAGGAGAAGCACTTAAAGCGCAACTTTCtcaattaaattaactatcattagaaTATATGAATGATATAgaatttgattcattatttagatttcaatagaTATACGTTCGGTaaaacttttcccaaaacttgcaaAAGGAAAGTGTTCTTGATGCTGTATTTATTACCCTGTGTTACTTTCATGGCGGTTTCAACTTAACAAAAGACCATTAACTGTCCCTTGTCAATGAACCCCCAAAGGAgaagtatactgccgtgggcaagttACGGGTAGCATCtgaagatttttaatgtttttgtatttttgtcacctattgtagGTTAGCTTTaatttacaagcttgcttatttcttTCATGGtgagaaaaagtgcaaaaaaacgtcttattccaacattttcctattgttagtattgaatacaaaacaagttgcttcaaatatctcgaaaactactttctgcagatactgccaattacctgcccactgcagtatAAATGTTTGAAGGTGCACTGAATTTTACTAGTGCTAAACTCAtcagtaaaaacttgaaattgaaacaaccatcaatcaattaatttttagaaataccttgttttttttatgtttatttttgaaaggggACACATCTAATATTCTCGATACCATTTGGATGTGTCCAAGTCTTTATGCACAATATTTAGTATCATAcgtagaaaaattctgaaaagaggcctaaattttatgcataaggaAGGATAACATTAGAAACACTATCACCTCACTACAATTCTTGGTTACAAAAGCTTTAGTTTGTAGCACAAATCAAGACACGCTTAGTTATGCACTCCAAGAGCATACCTTTGAGTAATTAATATTCCACCagttcaaattttataaaaattaactcaATATGAAAGTAGTCCTGATTTCAGTATTCAATATTTCTATTTCAATACATggatatcattttatttatatatttatttgtaaattgtGACAGAtccaaagtaattaaaataattgtaggtttttcattttaatatttgtttttttttaacattttgcacGTTGATAAGCAATGTATATATTTAGATGAATATGTatttacaactataaattaataaatattttagattaataaaatatttacactttCAAATACTGAAACAGAACACACAGACAAAACTCAAGATTTTGATAGAATGCATTAATGATATTAGCgcaaaatctttgttttatttatatctgTCATTGGATACGTTTactgtttattttcaaaacacaaaACTAAATCAAACTAAAATATTTCCTCAAAATGAAAGGTTGCTAATACAAGCAACCTTCAGCATTCATATATTTCTaccagcatccccccccccccatcccacaATTACATGAAAATTATGATGACTTGCTTCTCTTATACATTTTTATGGATAAGAAAATATGAACAAACCAATGATAGTAAAGCAATGATGAATAATATTGTCATAAACTCTTAAATATTCATCTGAAGGTTGCTTGGTATTGTTCGAGTTGGAAGAAGCGTGCTGATCAGGCAGCTAACATATACAAAGGTTGTTATGCCCTTTAAGAAGAAAATGCATCtgaagtttaaatattttctattttaagtaATCACAAtcatttgtcaaaaattttttttattgaaagtacaaaaattgaagttctttcaaaataacaaaaattaatggGAACTCAATCAAATAAAcctataaataaaaatagtttaagttaAAACCatgaataaatgcaaaaaataaataaataaattatccttTTGATGATAAAAACTTACCAAAACCCATATCATCATCCGATTCGTCACTTTCTTCtttcttctcttctttttttgGCTCTGTAATATTACAACaataaaaatttgacttttttttttaaatattaaaacaaaatgtatgcacattttccaaaagaaaagtttaaaatggttTCAGAagttaagaaaatatattaagaatCTCTAGAGATAACTATAAAGAATCTTTCCAAGGGATAATTAATGCTCTTTCTCTCTTacagatatatacatataatttaaaagaaaacaaaaattctaaTTCTACACTTCATtggtatttcttaaatttacttaaatattatATTGCTGTACCAGATATGGCACCAAGAAATCagtagtttaaaaatgttttaactgttTTATGTTGTTTTAGGTTTAAACAAATACGGTTTGCGGCTTGAACATTTCAACATGACTTTATAGCCCAAGAGCTGCTGACAAATTTAGGGAAGGTATTTCAGGCAAATTGAAATTGGAAAAACTGTACAATTTGAATTTTAGTGAATCAGGAATCTAGAGCCTGCCTGGTTCTTTGCAGTTATTTCACTACTCCGCAGTTAGTGACATTTGCAAAAAGTCAAATCTAAAAATCCATTCTTTAAGCACCTTGGAAATACTCAAGTTTCTAATTTTAGCTCTTTGCAGAATACAGAAATAACACTGCCAGACTGTTTGGACGGTTATAAAGTACCCCCAGACAGCCCTGAACTTGTGAAAAACCAACCAAAAGCCCATCCTTTAggcacttgcaaaaaaaaaaaaaattcaaaaaacccatacattaagcaaattaaaaatattagtagtTTATAGTTTAGCTCTAACAGAAAGCAAATAGCATTCCAGGACTGTTTGGACAGATGTAAAATATTCCCAGGCAgccaaaaattggagaaaaataaccaaaataccCATCCATAAGGCATCTTGGAATATTTTAGTTTCTTAGTTTAGCTCGTACCAGTTAAAGAAATTGCCCTtctattaaaaagtattttttaaatattttcccagCCAATTAATCGGCAAATTTGGCAGATTATGAATATTTGGCAAAGTAACCGATCACAGCCGATTTATCGGCTCATCCCTACCATTTAGCACAGAAGTGAAAGATTCTTCTGATGCCTAGGCATGGCCTAATTAAAATATAGGGGAGCCCTAGGTAAAACACCTTTTTGAGAGCCTCTGTAGTCAAACCTTAGAAACACTAGCATTCACAGAAAACCAGGAGTAACAACTTCAGAAAAAGGTAAACTCACGCAAAATATTTGTTGGGTCCCACATCttaaattagtataaaaaaaggaaatgagtAAAGGAGAAAATCttgatttttctttaataatagattagaatttaaattagtgacgtgccggatcgttaaaaaagtagatccgcggatacggatcttaacatttttttatccAATTCAACTatgcaagtgtaaaatttgttacggaaggtattctcgtcagaataatggcagtttcttcaaaaaatgttaactatggcaaaaatattatcaagactgatttaatttttaaagaaatctccgttaaaattgagggagagttggaaaatgggtcagcgctgcattaatgcttagatggaatgtgaaaaattatttctagcttactcggtagatgtaggatacaggagcaagagtgtaaagctgctactggacaggctagaaaaaaaatttcccattctatatcagcataaatgcagcactgacccATTCCTCTGAACTTCTCCAACCGActaaatacagagccgggaagacttttacaaacagtaaatagagaatttagtctcactttttttaaaggatgccgagaaaaacaaaaatgaagaatagcagaaaccccaaatcaataacaaaaattaattttaaattaaaaaaaaaacaaaacatgtcccagagagccgacctcatattaattaagatgaatttcgcgtgtcagaacacacatttgttaacaaataaatatgaactgacagccgataaaaattttaaatcattgagcttttcctCCTTATCTTCCAACTATGAAATCGCAACCAATCACgcatataaaggcttagaattgcatttaaaatttacttaacaagattatagctcctattGTATATatgttggaagtttcaaataaatatcaaacgcagaaaactttgttctttcaattagggccaacatttttaacgttcaggtaaatttttactacgataactgtgaaaaacgttaaatcggtttttaattaatatcttcggtaattaaagttctaaaaaaacgaggccaagctaagaacactttcgatcaagtcaccttttgaacgaaaaatgaactatcaaaatcggttcatctgtttaggagctatgatgccacaaaaagacacacacttttaaaacttatttccctttCCTTtttgaaacgggggggggggggggggggggggggagtacaaatTGGCTTCCGAAATGATACTTTATAATTTACATAGGGAATAAAACTGAATTCAAagggaatttaagagtcttttattcaaatgtttaaatttttttagaatagaaatggtCCGTTTacgatccgtcaaaaaagtaacagatacggatctttattttccctcggatatcctgAACATCACTACTTAAAACAATTTCAGGCATGTGGAACTCCTAAAAATTAGAGCGTCCAGGCCCTGAGCCTGGATTCTTTGAGCGAAAGACAGAAGCTCTAATCATTAGTCCTCATGGGACGAGTGGGATTATACTATATTGCATGGACATTCAGTATCCTTTTCATTAGAGAGAGACAATTCAAAATATGCTAAACTTACCAACTTTACTTTACCACAATATGCATTGAATAAgacttctttaaattatttttaaacatccaTTTCACGAGAAAGAACACATTCATACTCAACAAAACATTCAAGAGCATTGAGCACACAAACCTTCTTTAGCAGCAGCCGCTTCTCCTCCTGCTGCAGCAGCACCCCCTGCGGCACCTACAGCTCCGACTCCTGAACTCACATTTGTGATGAGTTGTTTTAAATCCACACCTTCCAAAGCTTTTGCAAACAAAGCTGAAATCAAAAGCAATGACAATAACTTACATtgaaatacagaaataagaataaaataattactgaaaaatatattatttactatTATTTCATAGACTTACATTACTAATCATAAGATTCTAATGGATGATTAGCTACCCTACAAGTTTATGTGCAGAAGGTACTATAACAAATTTTTGAGTGGGAGAAAAGGTTACAAAAATGTTTCACCACTTCAACTTTTTATGCATTCcaactagggatgcaccggatatccggtatccggctgattttttaattatccggaactatgaggtatccgatccggCAAGCCACtccggtaaaaatgtgagagatatccgGGGTTGATGTTGGGTTATTCGGTACGAAATgagggtttaattttgaatttacttttgcaaaaattaaagttaatgctttcactgtttcataaacttttcgatgatgctttctcttttaattgctgcTTCAAAAACGACCATTCCTCTTCAAACCTAGCTTCTGGCATTCCCACGCAGAAAAAATTCTGTTTGTaatgaaaaatctaaaatattccCCTGCATTGATAAATAAAGATTCTTAAGTGTATATTGCATGAAATGAAGCATAATTCTAACTGTCATATTCAACGCCGATCTTAACTTGAGTCCTTTGGAAATTTTAGAATGTTGAATAAAGTAATAGTTGCTTTTcgaagaataattattttaactaagaCTTTCAACTgatatttagcatttaaaatagaCGGTGAATATAGCAGTGAGAAATAGCAGCTATAAGTTATtgctttattttcttctttctaattttttaattgtatagtataatttttaataatatatttaagaatttaatttgtattttttaagaatgtgtatttttattttttctagaattaaagtaaaattttaagtttatcgttcaaatataaatttataaattcatttaagaaAGATTGAACatgtttagcatattttttaatattatatataagatgttaatttgcaacattaagaatgtgtaactttttttttggggggggaattTAGTAAATTTTCATgttgattatttaaaaattagtttattattttatttttaaaaggggTGAACGTGTTTAACACGACTcttaaagggaaattttaagttgattatttaagcgtaagtttattaatttgtttttaaaagtgaatGTGTTGAGAATGACTgttaatactgcatttaagatgttaatttgaatcttttaagagagtgaatctttgttttctggaattaaagtaaaattttcagttgattattttagcataagtttattaatttgttaactggggtgcccacctagggggggggggggaatgttctagggatatttttcttcttactcACCAGAtgagtaactttttctgcctgactaatgactgaaccttgcaaataataacttgtacacttatttccatgccctaaatgtagcacttaacatttcccaacattaacagccataccccatttatcagcccactccgtaatatgatctagatcctcttgcagctgatttgcttgttcttcattttctacactccccataactttgacatcatcagcaaaacaatttgtgttcctagaaatattttaataaatatggttcaaaaaaacaatgaacaaaacaggccctaatactcatccttgaggaaccccgcttaaaaactcactccaattagaataattcccccttacaactaccctttatttctttccggtcagccagttttttacccaaatgaaagttttccctcctattcctatatcggctaatttgctaagtagagcaacatgcggtaccttatcaaaagctttttgaaaatcaatgtaaacaacatcaacagggttcttattgtccaaagccatggtaactttgtcatagaaatgtaataattagttgcacaagatttacctttcctgaaaccgtactgaaaactagtcaatagttTATTAgtctgataaaaattaagatagtaaatttttttgaatgtttcaaaaattttgcaaaccactgaGGTTACTCACAGATCTATAATTTCTCGCACTCcatttagaccctttcttgaagagcggtataatgttagccagcttccagtcctctggcactgtccccgagttataagacgcattgaaaatatttaattacatctgctaattcctctgcactatcaactaaaatttttggataaatattatctggtcccggagccttagtctctttaattttttttcaaatgaagtaaaacgtcacccctggaaaatacaaagtc
Proteins encoded:
- the LOC129229539 gene encoding 60S acidic ribosomal protein P1-like; this encodes MGLNQELPCIYSALILQDDEIAVTAEKLNTILKAAAVEVEPYWPTLFAKALEGVDLKQLITNVSSGVGAVGAAGGAAAAGGEAAAAKEEPKKEEKKEESDESDDDMGFGLFD